A portion of the Apis mellifera strain DH4 linkage group LG6, Amel_HAv3.1, whole genome shotgun sequence genome contains these proteins:
- the LOC551700 gene encoding tRNA pseudouridine synthase A isoform X1 has translation MFYITRYNKNNLIFFRFIRFQYDNIFYKNMSIETNKQIEDVVEETNKRQIIDESSEIVAKAPKLDIIEKKNNIKKKKFVMVLGYLGKNYSGMQINRGIKTIEGSLLSALLKADFITKNEFEDLKEIKFQRAARTDKGVSAVRQIVSLQLPNHVNKEDINKHLPKDIKVFDIKRVTRNFNSKNKCDARTYRYVLPTFALASEDPSFLQMDKEEEIDEEKRLEKLSMIDGKPYNEFRLNSDMLDKLNEILKLFEGTHNFHNFTSKIRPMDPRAKRYIVYFRCIETFIANNMEFVVLEVQGQSFMLHQIRKMVSLIIGICRNIITIDFVKDAFSLEKVDIPIAPGLGLSLHFVHYTYYNERYGKDGFHEMLDWNECNEEIEKFYKEYILKYITDTEISDKVVFYWLASFLTPKRFAFKEAI, from the exons atgttttacattacaagatataataaaaataatttaatttttttccgtttTATAAGATTTCAATACG acaatattttttataaaaatatgtcaatAGAAACCAATAAACAAATTGAGGATGTTGttgaagaaacaaataaaagacAAATTATTGATGAAAGTTCTGAAATTGTAGCAAAAGCACCAAAGttagatataatagaaaagaaaaataatattaaaaagaaaaagtttgtaATGGTATTAGGTTATCttggtaaaaattattctggTATGCAAATTAATCGTGGTATAAAAACTATTGAAGGAAGTTTATTATCTGCTTTGTTAAAAGCagattttattacaaagaatgaatttgaagacttaaaagaaattaaatttcaaagagcTGCCCGTACAGATAAAGGTGTATCAGCAGTTAGACAAATTGTTTCTTTACAGTTAc CTAATCATGtaaataaagaagatataaataaacatcttCCAAAAGATATCAAAGTATTTGATATAAAGAGAGtaacaagaaattttaatagcaAAAATAAATGTGATGCTAGAACATATAGATATGTTCTTCCTACATTTGCTTTGGCTTCAGAAGATCCAAGTTTTTTACAAATggacaaagaagaagaaatagatgAAGAGAAACGACTTGAAAAACTTTCTATGATAGATGGAAAACCATATAatgaatttcgattaaattcagATATGCTTGAtaagttaaatgaaattttaaaattatttgagggTAcacataattttcataattttacatcaaaaat aagacCAATGGATCCAAGAGCCAAAcgttatatagtatattttcgctgtattgaaacatttattgcaaataatatgGAATTTGTAGTATTAGAAGTGCAAGGACAAAGTTTTATGTTAcatcaaattagaaaaatggtatctttaataataggaatttgtagaaatattataacaattgatTTTGTCAAAGATGcattttcattagaaaaagTTGACATTCCTATTGCACCAGGTTTAGGACTGAGTTTACATttt gtacattatacatattataatgaaagataTGGAAAAGATGGATTTCATGAAATGTTAGATTGGAATGAATGtaatgaagaaattgaaaaattttataaagaatatattttaaaatatataacagatACAGAAATATCAGATAAAGT AGTATTCTATTGGTTGGCATCATTTCTGACACCAAAAAGATTTGCATTTAAAGAAgctatataa
- the LOC724703 gene encoding modular serine protease, translating into MKNTIITIILITKYSLVKYGYAQCGIDKFKCKDGQCIANELLCDGQANCKDESDETYIECNKPEMATCPDYTFRCSYGACIDGDAICNGIKNCIDNSDETLPNCINSSFNTSTSCAKNQFKCNNRQCIAESNLCDGIADCTDNSDETIIQCSSINCPKFFFRCDYGACIDGDLKCNGIKNCADGSDEYPRHCKEIEATTPRLIPITLTTSQSPVTIKSKSCLVPPQPINGYWKLHKSQCCTEQDGYQCENCNVKQGTWLESGAYLVYTCNSGYKLNNSGIAFCSRGEWLSIPACIEIRCAKLQSPSMFAICKHDDLPVSCFDSVLPRTTAQLTCSPGYREDTRLTSSSNVRCNNNGQWEPEPIQCIPACGISTPSSKTLIVNGTQPQITEFPWHASLYVTKNSSVSKQFICGATIIHESLLITAAHCVYDDDNKKFYDASKYDIITGNIFREYDNPLHDIKIVKKAKVKNIYNVCSYLGFDGNYAADIAILEITEPLIFSSFLVPICLDILDEISLHAGILGKVAGFGRTASSPSSQILQTIKLPIVSEDQCTSSTNDSRKYIAAYDKFCAGYANGSSVCDGDSGGGLIFEKRGQWYLKGIVSLSVGIKIVGGSRICDSYSYSLFTDLDHHMTWIQDIIVKLETHKTIPLCIERYNTKYRYNT; encoded by the exons atgaaaaatacaataattacaatcattttaataactaaatata gttTGGTAAAATATGGATATGCACAATGTGG AATAGACAAATTCAAATGTAAAGATGGACAATGTATagcaaatgaattattatgtgATGGACAGGCAAATTGTAAAGATGAATCTGATGAAACATATATAGAGTGTAATAAACCTGAAATGGCTACATGTCCAGATTATACATTTCGTTGTTCATATGGTGCATGTATAGATGGAGATGCAATTtgcaatggaataaaaaactGTATTGACAATAGTGATGAAACATTACCTAACTGTATAAACAGTTCATTCAATACATCTACATCATGtgcaaaaaatcaatttaaatgtaataatcgaCAATGCATTGCTGAAAGTAATTTATGTGATGGCATAGCAGATTGTACAGATAATTCAGatgaaacaattattcaatGCAGTTCAATTAA ctgtcccaaattcttttttcgttgTGATTATGGTGCCTGCATTGATGGTGATTTAAAATgcaatggaattaaaaattgtgcaGATGGTTCAGATGAATATCCTAGACATTGTAAAGAAATAGAAGCAACTACACCTAGATTAATTCCTATTACTTTAACAACTTCGCAATCTCCTGTtacaattaaatctaaatcttgTCTTGTACCACCACAACCAATAAATGGTTATTGGAAATTGCACAAGTCACAATGTTGTACTGAACAAGATGGTTATCAATGTGAGAATTGTAATGTTAAACAAGGTACATGGTTAGAATCAGGTGCATATTTAGTATATACGTGCAATTCtggttataaattaaacaattctgGTATTGCATTTTGTAGTCGAGGTGAATGGTTAAGTATTCCAGCTTGTATag AAATACGTTGTGCAAAGTTACAATCACCTTCTATGTTTGCTATTTGTAAACATGATGATTTACCAGTGTCATGTTTTGATTCTGTTTTACCTCGAACAACAGCACAATTAACATGTTCTCCTGGTTATCGTGAAGATACAAGGCTGACATCATCTTCAAATGttagatgtaataataatggtcAATGGGAACCAGAACCAATACAATGCATTCCAG CATGTGGTATTTCGACTCCATCATCTAAAACACTTATTGTAAATGGAACTCAACCACAAATTACTGAATTTCCGTGGCATGCTTCACTCTATGTAACAAAGAATTCTAGTGtatcaaaacaatttatatgtgGTGCAACTATTATACATGAAAGTCTTCTAATTACAGCAGCACATTGTGtttatgatgatgataataaaaaattttatgatgctTCAAAGTATGATATAATTACAGGcaatatttttagagaatatGATAATCCTCttcatgatataaaaatagtaaaaaaagcaaag gtgaaaaatatatacaatgtttGCAGTTATCTTGGATTTGATGGAAATTATGCTGCAGATATAGCTATATTGGAAATTACAGAACCacttatattttcatctttcttaGTTCCTATATGTTTAGATATTTTGGATGAGATTTCATTACACGCAGGAATTTTAGGAAAAGTTGCAGGATTTGGAAGAACTGCTTCAAGTCCATCTAGTCAAATTTTACAGACAATTAAATTGCCAATTGTTTCTGAAGATCAATGCACATCAAGTACTAATgattcaagaaaatatattgcagcatatgataaattttgcgCAGGTTATGCAAAtg gTTCTTCCGTTTGTGATGGTGATAGCGGTGGcggattaattttcgaaaaacgtGGTCAGTGGTATTTAAAAGGCATTGTTAGTCTTAGTGTTGGTATAAAAATAGTGGGAGGAAGTAGGATTTGTGATAgctattcttattctttatttactgATCTTGATCATCATATGACATGGATTCaagatattattgtaaaattagaaaCACATAAAACAATACCTTTATGTATCGaaagatataatacaaaatatagatacaatacataa
- the LOC551700 gene encoding tRNA pseudouridine synthase A isoform X2: MFYITRYNKNNLIFFRFIRFQYDNIFYKNMSIETNKQIEDVVEETNKRQIIDESSEIVAKAPKLDIIEKKNNIKKKKFVMVLGYLGKNYSGMQINRGIKTIEGSLLSALLKADFITKNEFEDLKEIKFQRAARTDKGVSAVRQIVSLQLPNHVNKEDINKHLPKDIKVFDIKRVTRNFNSKNKCDARTYRYVLPTFALASEDPSFLQMDKEEEIDEEKRLEKLSMIDGKPYNEFRLNSDMLDKLNEILKLFEGTHNFHNFTSKIRPMDPRAKRYIVYFRCIETFIANNMEFVVLEVQGQSFMLHQIRKMVSLIIGICRNIITIDFVKDAFSLEKVDIPIAPGLGLSLHFVHYTYYNERYGKDGFHEMLDWNECNEEIEKFYKEYILKYITDTEISDKVLL; this comes from the exons atgttttacattacaagatataataaaaataatttaatttttttccgtttTATAAGATTTCAATACG acaatattttttataaaaatatgtcaatAGAAACCAATAAACAAATTGAGGATGTTGttgaagaaacaaataaaagacAAATTATTGATGAAAGTTCTGAAATTGTAGCAAAAGCACCAAAGttagatataatagaaaagaaaaataatattaaaaagaaaaagtttgtaATGGTATTAGGTTATCttggtaaaaattattctggTATGCAAATTAATCGTGGTATAAAAACTATTGAAGGAAGTTTATTATCTGCTTTGTTAAAAGCagattttattacaaagaatgaatttgaagacttaaaagaaattaaatttcaaagagcTGCCCGTACAGATAAAGGTGTATCAGCAGTTAGACAAATTGTTTCTTTACAGTTAc CTAATCATGtaaataaagaagatataaataaacatcttCCAAAAGATATCAAAGTATTTGATATAAAGAGAGtaacaagaaattttaatagcaAAAATAAATGTGATGCTAGAACATATAGATATGTTCTTCCTACATTTGCTTTGGCTTCAGAAGATCCAAGTTTTTTACAAATggacaaagaagaagaaatagatgAAGAGAAACGACTTGAAAAACTTTCTATGATAGATGGAAAACCATATAatgaatttcgattaaattcagATATGCTTGAtaagttaaatgaaattttaaaattatttgagggTAcacataattttcataattttacatcaaaaat aagacCAATGGATCCAAGAGCCAAAcgttatatagtatattttcgctgtattgaaacatttattgcaaataatatgGAATTTGTAGTATTAGAAGTGCAAGGACAAAGTTTTATGTTAcatcaaattagaaaaatggtatctttaataataggaatttgtagaaatattataacaattgatTTTGTCAAAGATGcattttcattagaaaaagTTGACATTCCTATTGCACCAGGTTTAGGACTGAGTTTACATttt gtacattatacatattataatgaaagataTGGAAAAGATGGATTTCATGAAATGTTAGATTGGAATGAATGtaatgaagaaattgaaaaattttataaagaatatattttaaaatatataacagatACAGAAATATCAGATAAAGT TCTATTATAG
- the LOC412339 gene encoding cyclin-dependent kinase 7 produces the protein MTEKLRRYEKIDFLGEGQFATVYKAKDVETSKIVAVKKIKVGSRAEARDGINRTALREIKLLQELKHDNVIGLLDVFGHKSNVSLVFDFMDTDLEIIIKDNNIVLTAANIKAYMIQTLQGLDYLHYNWILHRDLKPNNLLVNAEGVLKIGDFGLAKFFGSPNRINTHQVVTRWYRAPELLYGARLYGTGIDMWAVGCILAELLLRVPFLPGESDLDQLTRIFQTLGTPTEETWPGMTELPDFIQFKPFPGTPLKHIFTAAGDDLLDLIASLLNVNPLERCTCDQALQMPYFSNKPAPTPGLRLPLPTSVKRQPEEKPSLKRKLLESMDGASLAKRLQF, from the exons atgacagaaaaattacgaagatatgagaaaattgattttttaggGGAAGGACAG ttTGCAACTGTGTATAAAGCTAAAGATGTCGAAACATCTAAGATTGTTGCTGTGAAAAAg ATTAAAGTTGGAAGTCGTGCAGAAGCCAGAGATGGTATAAATAGGACTGCATtacgagaaattaaattattacaagaatTAAAACATGATAATGTGATAGGTTTATTAg atgttTTTGGTCACAAGTCAAATGTTTCTTTAGTATTTGACTTTATGGATAcagatttagaaataataataaaagataacaaCATAGTATTAACAGCTGCAAACATTAAAGCATATATGATTCAAACTTTACAAGGTTtagattatttacattataattggATACTTCATAGGGATTTAAAACCAAACAATTTACTTGTTAATGCTGAGggtgttttaaaaattggtgATTTTGGTTTGGCTAAATTTTTTGGTTCACCTAATCGAATAAATACTCATCAAGTAGTAACAAGATGGTATAGAGCACCTGAATTATTATATGGTGCAAGATTATATGGAACTGGAATTGATATGTGGGCAGTTGGTTGTATATTAGCAGAACTTTTATTACGTGTACCATTTTTACCTGGAGAATCAGATTTGGATCAACTTACTAGAATATTTCAA ACGTTAGGAACTCCCACTGAAGAAACATGGCCAGGAATGACTGAATTACcagattttattcaatttaaacctTTTCCTGGTACAccattaaaacatatatttactgCAGCTGGTGATGatcttttagatttaattgcTAGTTTGTTAAATGTAAATCCTTTGGAAAGGTGTACATGTGATCAAGCTCTCCAAATGCCATACTTTAGCAATAAGCCAGCACCAACTCCTGGACTTAGATTACCTCTTCCTACATCTGTAAAACGTCAACCTGAAGAAAAACCTagtctaaaaagaaaattattagaatcaaTGGATGGTGCTTCGCTTGCAAAaagattacaattttaa